GGTATAGGCCTCTTTATATGCCAGAACTTTATAGTGTGTGACGGCTTCCTGTCCGGATGGAGACACCCTCCTTCTCGTACCGTGATGCCTGTCCCTGCCGATCGAAGAAGAAATGGTGCCTTTCTTTTGCTTGATTCGTCCATGGGCAAGTGCGTGATACGTCCGTTTGATTTTCCGCTCAGAAAGCAGGCGATCGAGTATCGCTTTACTTAACGGGTGCTTGGCGAATACGATCGCACCTGACGTATCATGATCCAATCGGTGTATATGAAGCACCCTGCAGCTTTCTCCATTCGCTTGAAAATGGAAGGCGACCAGGTTTGCGAGCGTATCGGTTTCCCCGGGATGATTCGGGTGCGTGTCGATCCCGGCAGGTTTGTTGACGACAATGAGGTGCTCATCCTCGAATAATACATTCAATTCACCATATGTCGGTGTGACATCGTACTTGGCTTCTTTGAAAAGGTGAAGCTGAAGGGTGTCCCCGGGTTCAAGGGGAACATTCCATGGGACGGGCTCTCCATTCACCCTGACATCCTTATCCATACGCATGGAGTGGACCAGTTTCTTTGGCGCCTGCCAGTGATTTCTAAGAATTGTTTCAATCGTTACATTTTTCCATTTATCTGGAATGACTAGTTCAAATTGATCGCCTTTTTTCCTTGTTTTCATCGAAAAACTCCTTAATATGACAAAAATCGAATGATTATATAGGTACTTATGACTACCCCTGCACCTTTTCAACCCAATTCATGGGTATAATTACCACGCGGATGGTTCTACTTCTATGTTATCCTTAATATATCTATTACAGAGAGATTACAACCATTACAAAGGTGGGTTATGACGGTGAAAGTCTTACTAGCATCAACACATGAACAGGAAGAAAAAATCCAAGAGCTAATACAGTATATGTATTGTACTATTTTCCCGGATTATTTCACAGATGATGAAATTGAACAATTCGATGATATGCAAGTGCTACATACATCCACAAGAAATTTTGAATACTTTGGCACCCTGAAAGAAGCGTTTCAAGTCATCTCAAGCTTGCAGACCGTCATTTCGATCGTAGAAAGCGGAGCACGAGAGGAAATGTATGAAGAAATGTTTTACCACAATGCCGAAATCCTTCAGGGGTTCGGAATGTTTTTCCCACTGTCATTCGATCAATTCAGTGAAGACTCCGATTGCAGACATAATCTCAGCATCTATTCAAGAGCGGCTAATCAGCTCCTGATTTAATACCATTCAGAAAATTCTTAAAAATAGGTTTAGATCAAAGGGTTGAGGGGAAATTGATTTATAACAAGTTACTCATGAAGATAGGAATCGATCTTCATCTAGAAATTCCTCCTCATTTAAAAGGGGCTGACCGTGGAAAAGTCAGCCCCTCTTTTTTTTATTCAGATTTCACGTTCTCTTCGAAGAATGCTTTGAAGTCTTCCTCAGGGTGCTCCCCGACTATTCTCTCCACTTCTTTCCCGTTTTCATAATGAACAAGTGTAGGGGTCGCTTCAATTCCGTATTGTTCCCAGCCTTGTTCAAATTCAAGCAGGTTATACTGAACCATATCGACGCCCATTTCATCTGCAAGAGGCGCAAGGACAGGAGTGGTTCTCTTACAATGGATACAGTCGGAACTGTAGAAGTAGACGGTCACATCTTCCTTGTTAGACAGCTTCTCTTCTAATTCTTCCGGCAGGATGACGTTCTGATAGTTTGGGTCATCAAGCAGTTCGACCGTTGCTGGTTTCAAACTTGATTTTTGGAACATATTGCCTTCTGCTTTTTGCTTATTCTGCATGCTGGTGATGATCCCGATGGCTGCGAACAGCCCGACGATCACCACTAGGAAAATAATGATTTTCTTCAATCTAGTTGTCCTCCTTTAATGATTTGATAATGAAAAGGCTTGTGATGAAAATAATGGTGAATCCCGTCAGTGCAAGAAATGGGATGGTGATGAATCCGAGCACGTTGATATATTCCCCTGTACACGGAACACGCCCGCAGGTAGGGGCACTCTCAGTCAAGAATGACACTTTCTGGAGAGCGTAGTGATACAGTGAGAAAAGAAGGCCGATCCCGGATAATATAGAAGAATAAAATGCCATTTGAAAGTCTTTGCGGACATATGCCGCGCCCAGTAGTATGACCATCGGATACATCAATATCCGCTGATACCAGCATAGAAGGCAAGGTTCATATTTCATGATTTCAGAGAAATATAAACTTCCCAATGTGGCAATCAGAGAGGCAGCCCAGGCCAGGAATAAAAGGGAATCTGCTTTTTTATTCATATAGAGTTCCTTTCTTCGGTATATTCTATCAAATTATAGTATGCTATGATTATAAAAGTAAAATGAGAAATACTTCAGAGGAGATTTGATTTTTTTTAACGGTTTGTGCAAGCGTTTGCAAAACAGATTTTCAGGAGGCATACATATGACAAAACAATGGTGGAAAGAGTCGGTCGTTTATCAAATTTACCCCCGGAGCTTCATGGATTCCAATGGGGACGGGATCGGGGATATCAGAGGAATCATTGGCAAACTCGATTATTTGAAGTTGCTTGGGGTCGACGTGATTTGGTTATCGCCTGTTTATGAATCTCCGAACGACGACAATGGTTATGATATCAGTGATTATAAAAAGATCATGGACGAATTCGGCACAATGGCGGATTGGGAAGAGATGCTCGATGAAATGCACAAGCGGGGCATGAAGCTTGTCATGGACCTGGTGGTGAACCATTCATCCGATGAGCACGCCTGGTTTGTGGAAGCGAAAAAGTCGAAAGACAGTCTCTACCGTGATTATTATATTTGGCGTGAAGGCAAGGACGGTGCCGAACCGAATAACTGGGAATCGGTATTCAGCGGATCAGCCTGGGAGTACGATGAAGGGACGGAAGAATATTTCCTTCACCTTTTCTCGAAGAAACAGCCTGACCTCAATTGGGAGAACCCTTCTCTCCGCAGTGAAATATATAGCATGATGAAATTCTGGCTCGATAAGGGAATAGACGGATTCCGCATGGATGTGATCAATTTCATCTCCAAAGTGCCAGGGCTGCCCGATGCCCCCAACCCTGATGGTAAAAGGTATGCATCAGGACATGAGTATTTCATGAACGGGCCCCGCATCCACGAATTCCTTCAGGAGATGCATACCGAAGTCCTTTCCCATTATGACGCCATGACTGTCGGGGAAATGCCGGGCGTAACACCTGATGAAGCCGTCCTTTACACTGGAGAGGATCGAAACGAAGTGAATATGGTGTTCCAATTCGAGCATATGGATGTAGACGCCGGCCCAGGAGGGAAGTGGGACGTGATCCCATTTGACCTGGTAAAATTAAAAACGATTCTGACGAAGTGGCAGACTGAACTGCACGGAAAGGGTTGGAACAGCCTGTACTGGAACAATCACGATCA
The nucleotide sequence above comes from Bacillus sp. KH172YL63. Encoded proteins:
- a CDS encoding thioredoxin family protein; the encoded protein is MKKIIIFLVVIVGLFAAIGIITSMQNKQKAEGNMFQKSSLKPATVELLDDPNYQNVILPEELEEKLSNKEDVTVYFYSSDCIHCKRTTPVLAPLADEMGVDMVQYNLLEFEQGWEQYGIEATPTLVHYENGKEVERIVGEHPEEDFKAFFEENVKSE
- a CDS encoding glycoside hydrolase family 13 protein — translated: MTKQWWKESVVYQIYPRSFMDSNGDGIGDIRGIIGKLDYLKLLGVDVIWLSPVYESPNDDNGYDISDYKKIMDEFGTMADWEEMLDEMHKRGMKLVMDLVVNHSSDEHAWFVEAKKSKDSLYRDYYIWREGKDGAEPNNWESVFSGSAWEYDEGTEEYFLHLFSKKQPDLNWENPSLRSEIYSMMKFWLDKGIDGFRMDVINFISKVPGLPDAPNPDGKRYASGHEYFMNGPRIHEFLQEMHTEVLSHYDAMTVGEMPGVTPDEAVLYTGEDRNEVNMVFQFEHMDVDAGPGGKWDVIPFDLVKLKTILTKWQTELHGKGWNSLYWNNHDQPRIVSRLGDDGKYRKKSAKMLATLLHFMQGTPYIYQGEELGMTNVRFPSIDDYKDIETLNMYREKTAAGISPEEILPSIYAKGRDNARTPMQWSDEKNGGFTEGKPWIASNPNYKDINAEEALNDPHSIFYHYQKLIALRKELAIIPYGSFELHEHDHPSVYAYTRTYGNDQLLVLCNVSGETVTIDEIASFDIDGAEVLITNEDGQKESPYTLNPWEGTAYYIRG
- a CDS encoding RluA family pseudouridine synthase — its product is MKTRKKGDQFELVIPDKWKNVTIETILRNHWQAPKKLVHSMRMDKDVRVNGEPVPWNVPLEPGDTLQLHLFKEAKYDVTPTYGELNVLFEDEHLIVVNKPAGIDTHPNHPGETDTLANLVAFHFQANGESCRVLHIHRLDHDTSGAIVFAKHPLSKAILDRLLSERKIKRTYHALAHGRIKQKKGTISSSIGRDRHHGTRRRVSPSGQEAVTHYKVLAYKEAYTLVEVKLDTGRTHQIRVHMSHLGHPLAGDTLYGGKPVFHRQALHAAHISIPHPFTEEWIECDAPCLDDVGL
- a CDS encoding YhcU family protein, with protein sequence MTVKVLLASTHEQEEKIQELIQYMYCTIFPDYFTDDEIEQFDDMQVLHTSTRNFEYFGTLKEAFQVISSLQTVISIVESGAREEMYEEMFYHNAEILQGFGMFFPLSFDQFSEDSDCRHNLSIYSRAANQLLI
- a CDS encoding disulfide oxidoreductase; protein product: MNKKADSLLFLAWAASLIATLGSLYFSEIMKYEPCLLCWYQRILMYPMVILLGAAYVRKDFQMAFYSSILSGIGLLFSLYHYALQKVSFLTESAPTCGRVPCTGEYINVLGFITIPFLALTGFTIIFITSLFIIKSLKEDN